One Sphingomonas sp. SUN039 genomic window carries:
- a CDS encoding nucleoside-diphosphate sugar epimerase/dehydratase has translation MIDSFAKWLLGRSRTVKRLLAVTMDAVLCVATIAVAFYLRVGVWIWPQGTQWISVVVSVALAVPIFASLGLYRVIFRYSGWPALVAVARAGVAYGLIYASIITIFGVPNVPRTIGIIQPILLFLAVGASRAFVRVWLGGGIHALLPRGERRRVLIYGAGSAGRQLAAALASSEEFTLAGFVDDDDTLQRSVLNGKPIYPSTGLPSLIDRLAVTDILLAVPSASRARRNEILSLIRGTSAAVRTLPGIMDLAHGRVTVNDLRALDIEDLLGRDAVTPNHILLGRNIAGKRVLVTGAGGSIGSELCRQIVKLAPELLLLVERSEFALYTLHRELTERLKHHEGPVPRIVPLLGSVLDEGRMATIINTWRPHTIYHAAAYKHVPLVEHNPAQGVENNVFGTLVMARVAADCGVSDFVLISTDKAVRPTNAMGASKRLAEMVLQALATTGTDTRFSMVRFGNVLGSSGSVVPLFRDQISRGGPVTVTHVDVIRYFMTIPEAAQLVIQAGAMAQSGEVFVLDMGEPLRIADLARRMIELSGLTVRDADTPDGDIEIAVVGLRPGEKLYEELLIGENPEPTNHPRIMKAHEQFLPWTTLQAHLDDLRAAVDKHDVTRVRDLLQRLVPEFAPDEALVDWVHLEQSAA, from the coding sequence ATGATCGATTCCTTCGCCAAGTGGTTGCTGGGCCGGTCGCGCACCGTAAAGCGGCTGCTCGCCGTAACGATGGATGCGGTGCTGTGCGTCGCGACCATTGCCGTAGCCTTTTACCTGCGCGTCGGTGTCTGGATTTGGCCGCAAGGAACCCAGTGGATTTCGGTCGTCGTATCGGTCGCGCTCGCGGTTCCCATCTTTGCGAGCCTTGGCCTCTACAGGGTGATCTTCCGCTATTCGGGCTGGCCTGCGCTGGTGGCAGTCGCCCGCGCCGGGGTTGCCTATGGGCTTATCTACGCGTCGATCATCACGATCTTCGGCGTCCCCAATGTCCCGCGCACGATTGGCATTATTCAGCCGATCTTGCTGTTTCTGGCAGTCGGCGCGTCGCGGGCGTTCGTCCGGGTCTGGCTGGGTGGGGGAATCCACGCCCTGCTGCCTCGGGGCGAACGTCGCCGCGTCCTGATCTACGGGGCGGGTTCGGCCGGCCGCCAATTGGCAGCGGCGCTGGCCAGCAGTGAGGAGTTCACCCTTGCCGGATTTGTCGATGACGATGACACGTTGCAGCGCAGCGTGCTGAACGGCAAACCGATTTATCCCTCGACGGGTTTGCCCAGTCTGATCGACCGGCTTGCCGTGACCGATATCCTGCTCGCTGTCCCCTCCGCCAGCCGCGCGCGTCGCAACGAGATTCTGTCGCTCATCCGTGGCACTTCTGCAGCGGTAAGGACACTGCCGGGCATCATGGATCTCGCGCATGGCCGCGTGACCGTAAACGACCTGCGCGCCCTCGATATCGAGGATTTGCTGGGTCGCGACGCCGTGACGCCGAACCATATACTGCTTGGGCGCAATATTGCCGGCAAGCGTGTGCTGGTCACCGGCGCTGGGGGCTCGATCGGTAGCGAACTGTGCCGACAAATTGTCAAGCTCGCTCCCGAACTCCTTCTGCTTGTCGAGCGCAGCGAATTTGCCTTGTACACGCTGCACCGCGAACTCACCGAACGGTTGAAGCATCACGAGGGGCCGGTCCCGCGCATCGTGCCCTTGCTCGGGTCTGTGCTCGATGAGGGACGGATGGCCACGATCATCAACACTTGGCGACCACACACGATTTACCATGCGGCAGCCTACAAACATGTTCCGCTCGTCGAGCATAATCCTGCCCAAGGGGTCGAAAACAACGTGTTCGGCACGCTCGTTATGGCCCGGGTCGCGGCGGACTGCGGTGTCAGCGACTTCGTGCTGATCAGCACGGACAAGGCAGTACGCCCGACCAATGCGATGGGCGCAAGCAAGCGCCTTGCCGAAATGGTGCTGCAAGCACTGGCAACAACGGGCACGGACACGCGCTTTTCAATGGTCCGCTTCGGCAATGTCCTAGGGTCGAGCGGATCGGTCGTACCGCTGTTCCGTGACCAGATCAGTCGCGGCGGGCCGGTCACGGTTACCCATGTCGACGTCATCCGTTATTTCATGACAATCCCGGAGGCCGCACAGCTGGTCATCCAGGCCGGTGCCATGGCGCAGAGCGGTGAAGTGTTCGTCCTCGACATGGGCGAGCCGCTGCGGATTGCCGATCTCGCGCGCCGGATGATCGAGCTTTCGGGCCTGACGGTGCGCGACGCCGATACCCCCGACGGCGATATCGAGATCGCGGTCGTCGGGCTGCGACCCGGCGAGAAGCTGTATGAAGAGCTCCTCATCGGTGAAAATCCTGAGCCGACCAACCATCCCCGCATCATGAAGGCCCACGAACAGTTCTTGCCCTGGACAACGCTGCAAGCACATCTCGATGACCTTCGCGCGGCTGTCGACAAGCATGATGTGACTCGGGTCCGCGACCTGTTGCAGCGTCTCGTTCCCGAATTCGCGCCCGACGAGGCGCTGGTCGATTGGGTTCACCTAGAGCAGTCGGCTGCTTAA
- a CDS encoding YadA-like family protein: MTKALTKTARAALYAGVATLGLLAATPALAEDCLLDRNNNGVADATTDNDNGANSADADDRLACGQNATAGGQAAIAIGSNANASGYGSQVIGASSTAAGNGAIAFGNGATTVAGTQTHGNIAIGTASGVVAGGFGGTPTTANGGNSIAIGTGTQATGAQGIAIGSDGGDANTLGAVASNSESIAIGVDATASGIDSTAIGAGSLANNQFAVASGYQSIASGDSAAAYGTTSRATGAFSTANGNYTTAAGRGSVALGVYATTEAATQTHGNVAIGGSTGAVNGTGFGAANRSTTANGGNSVGIGTAATATGLRSIAIGGDGNDTNSSVNGVPVGDSNLLGAIASGQESIALGADALAADNYATAIGGYSRASGAYSTASGYQSTASASFGTAAGYNSVASGNQSTATGTTSVATGSFSTANGTYATAAGNAGIAIGSYVTTVSATQTHGNIAIGGSSGAVAGVGFSPSSIETTANGGSSIAMGTAAQATGLRGIAIGGDGGDAGAEGAIASGQDTVALGADAVANQLSATALGQAARATGVQATSVGQSANASGNLSFAAGAASVASATNSLAFGGGAVANNTNASAIGSGAQSYGDRSTAIGRLAQATVNLSTAIGGEAVAGGVLGSAVGALSTAGGVQSTAIGGQATASQTLATAVGAASNATAASATALGSAAVASFAGSTAVGASAQTTAVNQVTLGATGTSVRIGDMNASDAAQTGTEFVVTVDANGTLGRGAISSSAAAVLKQAENTAMAELKTQQAVIDDTVATHTTQIAALGRGLDQANGGIAASMAMGGMMVVPDSNVSINFNLSTYRGEQGFAGGIIGRIAPKIYINAGIAGSSQRGSTGGRVGIAFGL; this comes from the coding sequence ATGACCAAAGCACTGACCAAAACTGCCCGCGCCGCACTCTATGCCGGTGTCGCCACGCTCGGCCTGCTCGCGGCCACGCCCGCGCTTGCCGAGGACTGCCTGCTCGACCGCAACAACAACGGTGTAGCGGATGCGACGACCGACAACGACAATGGTGCAAACTCCGCCGATGCCGACGACCGGCTGGCGTGCGGGCAGAATGCCACCGCCGGAGGGCAGGCTGCAATCGCCATCGGCTCGAATGCAAACGCAAGCGGCTATGGTAGCCAGGTCATCGGCGCGAGCAGCACAGCGGCAGGCAATGGCGCGATTGCGTTCGGGAATGGCGCGACGACGGTTGCGGGAACACAAACGCACGGCAATATCGCCATCGGCACGGCGTCGGGTGTGGTTGCCGGAGGTTTCGGCGGAACGCCGACGACGGCCAACGGTGGTAACAGCATCGCCATCGGCACCGGCACGCAGGCGACCGGCGCTCAGGGCATTGCCATCGGTTCGGACGGCGGCGATGCCAATACCCTGGGTGCCGTTGCCAGCAACTCGGAAAGCATCGCTATCGGTGTCGATGCGACAGCTTCCGGCATCGATAGCACGGCCATCGGCGCGGGTAGTCTGGCGAACAACCAATTCGCCGTAGCGAGCGGATATCAGAGCATCGCCAGCGGTGACTCGGCAGCAGCTTACGGCACGACCAGCCGAGCGACCGGTGCCTTTAGCACGGCGAACGGAAACTACACGACTGCGGCAGGCAGGGGTAGTGTCGCGCTCGGCGTTTACGCAACGACCGAAGCGGCGACACAGACCCACGGCAACGTCGCCATCGGCGGATCGACGGGTGCAGTGAACGGCACCGGCTTCGGCGCGGCCAACCGCTCGACGACCGCGAACGGCGGTAACAGTGTCGGCATAGGTACGGCGGCAACTGCGACCGGCCTGCGCAGCATCGCCATCGGTGGGGATGGGAACGACACCAACAGCAGTGTCAACGGCGTCCCCGTCGGCGACAGCAACTTGCTCGGCGCGATTGCCAGCGGTCAGGAGAGCATCGCCCTCGGTGCAGACGCGCTTGCCGCCGACAATTATGCTACAGCAATCGGCGGATATAGTCGAGCTAGCGGCGCATACAGCACCGCGTCCGGCTACCAAAGCACAGCTAGCGCGAGTTTCGGCACTGCTGCTGGCTACAATAGCGTTGCCAGCGGCAACCAAAGCACCGCGACCGGCACGACCAGCGTCGCCACGGGCAGCTTCAGCACAGCCAACGGTACCTATGCCACCGCTGCAGGCAACGCGGGCATTGCCATCGGCTCCTACGTCACAACGGTCAGCGCGACCCAGACGCATGGTAACATCGCCATCGGTGGATCGTCGGGTGCCGTTGCCGGCGTCGGATTCAGCCCGTCGAGCATCGAAACCACCGCCAACGGCGGCAGCAGCATCGCGATGGGTACGGCGGCGCAGGCGACCGGCCTTCGCGGTATCGCCATCGGTGGAGATGGTGGCGATGCCGGGGCGGAAGGCGCGATAGCGTCGGGGCAGGATACCGTTGCCCTGGGCGCGGACGCGGTAGCGAACCAGCTTTCGGCGACCGCGCTGGGGCAGGCCGCGCGGGCAACAGGTGTGCAGGCGACATCGGTGGGGCAGAGCGCCAATGCCTCGGGCAATCTCTCGTTCGCGGCAGGCGCGGCGTCGGTGGCGTCGGCGACCAACAGTCTGGCATTCGGCGGGGGTGCGGTGGCCAACAACACAAATGCGAGCGCGATCGGATCGGGCGCGCAATCCTATGGCGACCGCTCGACCGCCATCGGGCGTCTGGCTCAGGCGACCGTGAACCTGTCGACCGCGATCGGTGGCGAAGCGGTCGCGGGTGGTGTGCTGGGCAGCGCCGTCGGGGCGCTCTCCACGGCGGGCGGGGTTCAATCGACCGCGATCGGGGGTCAGGCCACAGCCAGCCAGACGCTCGCGACCGCTGTCGGTGCGGCATCGAACGCAACGGCAGCCAGTGCGACCGCGCTGGGGTCTGCCGCCGTGGCGAGCTTTGCCGGATCGACGGCGGTCGGGGCGAGCGCGCAGACGACAGCGGTCAATCAGGTGACTTTGGGCGCAACCGGCACCTCGGTCCGCATCGGTGACATGAACGCGTCGGACGCGGCACAGACGGGCACCGAGTTCGTCGTCACTGTCGATGCCAACGGGACGTTGGGGCGCGGGGCCATCTCGTCGTCCGCCGCCGCCGTGCTCAAGCAAGCCGAGAATACGGCGATGGCGGAGCTGAAGACGCAACAGGCGGTCATCGACGATACCGTCGCCACGCACACGACGCAGATTGCGGCGCTGGGGCGCGGTCTCGATCAGGCGAACGGCGGCATCGCGGCGTCGATGGCGATGGGCGGGATGATGGTGGTGCCCGACAGCAATGTCAGCATCAACTTCAACCTGTCGACCTATCGCGGCGAACAGGGTTTTGCTGGCGGCATCATCGGACGGATTGCGCCAAAGATCTACATCAATGCCGGGATCGCCGGCTCGTCGCAGCGGGGCTCGACCGGCGGCAGGGTGGGGATCGCGTTCGGGCTCTGA
- a CDS encoding heparinase II/III-family protein, which produces MIMLRTLARLGPGSLIDVALYRGGLKLGVHPVFRARPVPDAATGDFFGEVPQLNDLPPTSVWSDRPWAFGRPAGPASTTPPDWHHNVATGTAWPGVGMRWDKVPTFVSGGSDIKTVWEASRFDWVLSLAQSAANGDTTALHRLNDWLDDWVAKNPPYTGPNWVCGQEASIRVTHLLAATVLLGTVTPSPRLLALLLTHLRRIRPTVAYARGQQNNHATSEGMALFMGGSSIALHATTTALRREGNSHARAGRRLLEDRVDALIFEDGGFAQYSVVYHRLMLDSLSLTELWRQRLQLDRFTDRFYRKSRRAMRWLAGMVAPESGDVPNLGSNDGAWLLPIGSGTYRDFRPSVALAARMFDVDAVDPYVGSSRTLLEWLGAASADCPPTTPLKNPSKAPPTAVRLLDDSGIAIIDNGSVRAYMRLPGYRFRPHQADALHLDVWNGDDNSLTDAGTFSYAGENWDYFPSTAAHNTVTFDDRDQMPRLGRFLYGEWLARHDFALDDRSVQCGYRDWKGCVHVRRIDCHADGFLVTDRIEGQFARAVLRWRFGATARLTATGAENDRVAIIVDTGSLPLRSALAVRPVAPYYGSTQDSTVLEIEVDRPVTLTTRIVVR; this is translated from the coding sequence ATGATTATGCTCCGCACGCTTGCGCGGCTTGGGCCGGGCAGTTTGATCGATGTCGCCCTATACCGGGGCGGGCTGAAGTTGGGCGTGCACCCGGTTTTCAGAGCGCGTCCGGTACCCGATGCCGCGACGGGGGACTTCTTCGGCGAAGTGCCGCAGCTGAACGACCTGCCTCCCACTTCGGTATGGTCGGATCGCCCATGGGCATTCGGCCGGCCCGCCGGTCCGGCGAGCACGACGCCACCCGACTGGCACCACAATGTTGCCACGGGAACGGCCTGGCCCGGCGTCGGGATGCGCTGGGACAAGGTACCGACGTTCGTCAGCGGCGGTTCCGACATCAAAACAGTGTGGGAAGCATCGCGATTCGACTGGGTGCTGTCGTTGGCACAATCTGCGGCGAACGGCGATACGACAGCGCTCCACCGGCTCAACGACTGGCTGGACGATTGGGTGGCCAAGAACCCACCCTACACAGGACCGAATTGGGTTTGCGGCCAAGAAGCCTCCATTCGCGTCACTCATTTGCTGGCGGCGACGGTCCTTTTGGGAACCGTGACGCCATCGCCACGCCTTCTTGCCCTGTTGTTGACCCACCTCAGGCGCATCCGCCCGACGGTCGCCTACGCACGCGGCCAGCAAAACAATCATGCCACGTCGGAAGGCATGGCGTTATTCATGGGCGGCAGCTCGATCGCCCTGCACGCGACGACCACCGCACTTCGACGCGAAGGCAATAGCCACGCCCGTGCAGGTCGGCGGTTGCTTGAAGACCGCGTCGATGCGTTGATTTTCGAAGACGGGGGCTTTGCCCAATATTCGGTCGTTTACCACCGGCTGATGCTCGACAGTCTCAGCCTGACTGAACTGTGGCGGCAACGCCTGCAGCTCGACCGATTCACAGACCGCTTTTACCGCAAGTCCCGGCGCGCCATGCGCTGGCTGGCCGGAATGGTTGCGCCCGAAAGCGGCGATGTCCCCAATCTCGGCTCGAACGATGGTGCCTGGCTCCTGCCGATCGGTTCCGGTACCTATCGCGATTTCCGCCCCAGCGTCGCGCTGGCAGCACGCATGTTCGACGTCGACGCCGTCGACCCTTACGTCGGGTCGAGCCGGACATTGCTGGAATGGCTTGGCGCGGCCAGCGCGGATTGCCCTCCGACCACCCCGCTAAAAAACCCCAGCAAAGCCCCGCCGACAGCGGTGCGGCTGCTCGATGACAGCGGGATCGCCATCATCGATAACGGCAGCGTCCGCGCATATATGCGCCTCCCGGGCTATCGGTTTCGCCCGCATCAGGCCGACGCATTGCACCTCGATGTCTGGAACGGCGACGACAATAGTCTGACAGACGCCGGGACGTTTAGCTACGCTGGCGAGAATTGGGACTATTTTCCGTCGACCGCCGCGCACAATACAGTGACGTTTGACGACCGCGATCAGATGCCGCGGCTGGGACGGTTCCTTTACGGAGAGTGGCTCGCGCGCCACGACTTCGCGCTCGATGACCGGTCCGTCCAGTGCGGTTACCGCGACTGGAAGGGCTGTGTGCACGTCCGGCGCATCGACTGCCACGCCGACGGCTTTCTCGTGACCGACCGGATCGAAGGGCAGTTTGCCCGCGCCGTGCTCCGCTGGCGCTTCGGTGCTACGGCGCGCCTCACCGCCACGGGCGCGGAAAACGACCGTGTCGCGATCATCGTCGACACCGGCTCGCTCCCCCTTCGCTCGGCATTGGCGGTGCGCCCTGTCGCCCCCTATTACGGATCGACCCAGGACTCGACGGTCCTGGAGATCGAAGTCGACCGGCCGGTCACGCTGACCACCAGGATTGTCGTGCGCTGA
- a CDS encoding bi-domain-containing oxidoreductase — protein MKQIIQDLSSGGTRAIDVARPGASRGTLVIDSAVSLISVGTEKMLVEFGNASLIGKVRQQPERVAEVLAKIKTDGLITTVDAVRSKLAQPIPLGYANVGVVAELGSGVAGMKVGDRVVSNGSHAETVRVAANLVARIPDEVSDEAAAFTVVASIGLQGVRLIAPTLGESVAVVGIGLIGLLTVQILLANGCRVLAIDFDEAKLALARKWGAATCNPGTGEDPVAVGLAFSGGAGMDAVLITASTASNEPIRQAAQMSRKRGRIVLVGVIGLELSRADFYEKELSFQVSCSYGPGRYDPDYEQRGNDYPIGFVRWTEQRNFEAILALMAQGKIDVSDLISHRFAIEVAPAAYDVITSSNGALGVLLTYGSPVAARSARSIAYAAPRAVAGPVLGVIGAGNYATRILIPAFKAAGATFGPIVTSAGLSGSIAAEKFGFATSTTDTDAVLNDPAVTAIAIATRHDSHAGLVAAALAAGKDVFCEKPLAIDRDGLDKVRAALDGGPHASGNRLMVGFNRRWAPMIRKVKALLTAESAAKSFVMTVNAGVIPAAHWTQDHDSGGGRIVGEACHFVDLLRFLAGAPITNVTARAMGTGTAMRDGEDKAFIILDFADGSHGVINYLGNGSASFPKERLEVFCAGKILQMDNYRRLTGFGWSGFRKMTSMKQDKGQAACAATFWNSIIGGHPSPIPLEEILEVSARTIEAVEQIRAA, from the coding sequence ATGAAGCAAATCATCCAAGACCTCTCGTCGGGCGGCACGCGCGCTATCGACGTTGCCCGTCCGGGCGCAAGTCGCGGCACACTCGTGATCGACTCCGCCGTGTCGCTGATCTCGGTCGGCACCGAGAAAATGCTTGTCGAATTTGGCAATGCCAGCCTGATTGGCAAAGTACGCCAGCAGCCCGAACGCGTTGCCGAGGTTCTTGCCAAAATCAAAACCGATGGTCTGATAACAACCGTCGATGCCGTCCGGTCCAAACTGGCTCAGCCGATTCCGCTCGGCTATGCCAATGTCGGCGTCGTTGCGGAGCTTGGATCAGGCGTAGCCGGTATGAAAGTCGGCGATCGCGTCGTTTCCAACGGCAGCCACGCCGAAACGGTTCGGGTCGCCGCCAATCTGGTGGCGCGCATTCCTGACGAAGTTTCCGATGAGGCTGCGGCATTTACGGTTGTGGCAAGCATCGGGCTTCAGGGTGTTCGCCTGATTGCACCGACACTGGGAGAGAGCGTTGCCGTTGTCGGCATTGGCTTGATCGGATTGCTCACTGTCCAGATTTTGCTGGCCAATGGCTGCCGCGTACTGGCAATCGATTTCGACGAAGCGAAGCTGGCGCTCGCGCGTAAATGGGGAGCGGCCACCTGCAACCCCGGGACCGGTGAAGATCCCGTCGCGGTCGGCCTCGCCTTTTCGGGCGGCGCAGGCATGGACGCGGTTCTCATCACGGCATCTACGGCGTCGAACGAACCCATTCGGCAGGCCGCACAGATGAGCCGGAAGCGGGGACGGATCGTCCTCGTCGGTGTCATCGGGCTCGAACTGAGCCGCGCCGACTTCTACGAAAAGGAACTCAGTTTTCAGGTAAGCTGTTCCTATGGCCCGGGACGCTACGACCCCGATTACGAACAGCGCGGCAACGACTATCCGATCGGCTTTGTGCGCTGGACCGAACAGCGCAATTTTGAAGCGATCCTGGCGTTGATGGCGCAAGGAAAGATCGATGTCAGCGACCTGATCTCGCACCGGTTCGCCATAGAAGTGGCGCCCGCTGCCTATGATGTGATCACTTCGAGTAACGGTGCCCTTGGCGTCCTGCTCACTTACGGCAGCCCGGTGGCAGCTCGGTCGGCGCGCAGTATCGCTTATGCGGCACCCCGTGCAGTCGCCGGACCCGTGCTCGGTGTTATCGGTGCCGGGAACTATGCGACCCGCATCCTCATTCCCGCGTTCAAGGCCGCCGGCGCAACTTTCGGGCCGATCGTGACATCCGCCGGACTGTCAGGGAGCATCGCCGCCGAAAAATTCGGCTTTGCAACCAGCACGACCGACACCGACGCGGTACTTAACGATCCTGCGGTGACGGCAATTGCGATTGCAACCCGCCATGACAGCCACGCCGGCCTTGTTGCCGCTGCCCTGGCTGCCGGGAAAGATGTTTTTTGCGAAAAGCCGCTCGCTATCGACCGTGACGGCCTCGACAAGGTCCGCGCGGCCCTCGACGGCGGACCTCATGCCTCCGGCAATCGCCTGATGGTCGGGTTCAACCGCCGCTGGGCGCCCATGATTCGCAAGGTCAAGGCGCTGCTCACCGCCGAATCGGCAGCAAAATCCTTCGTCATGACCGTCAATGCTGGCGTCATTCCGGCTGCCCACTGGACTCAGGATCACGACAGCGGCGGCGGTCGCATCGTCGGTGAGGCTTGCCACTTCGTCGATCTGCTCCGCTTTCTGGCGGGTGCGCCCATTACCAACGTCACAGCGCGCGCGATGGGTACGGGCACGGCAATGCGCGACGGCGAAGACAAGGCATTCATCATCCTCGATTTCGCCGATGGCTCGCACGGCGTCATCAATTATCTGGGCAACGGGTCGGCGAGTTTTCCCAAGGAACGGCTCGAAGTCTTTTGCGCTGGCAAGATCCTGCAAATGGACAATTACCGCAGGCTGACTGGCTTCGGCTGGTCCGGCTTCCGCAAAATGACGTCCATGAAGCAGGATAAGGGTCAAGCCGCCTGTGCGGCGACATTCTGGAACAGCATCATTGGCGGACACCCGAGCCCGATCCCGCTCGAAGAAATCCTCGAAGTGAGCGCGCGGACGATCGAAGCGGTGGAACAAATCCGGGCGGCATGA
- the asnB gene encoding asparagine synthase (glutamine-hydrolyzing), with translation MCGIIARFGTPRARPFDMRETLARLRHRGPDAQGAIGWSPGSALVDLTVSAFADSQHQLGHLRLSIIDLSHAADQPFRSDDGRYLLSYNGEIYNFVELRAELVALGHVFRTTGDTEVLLTAWRQWGVDVLQRLEGMFAFVLVDREFNRIHYCRDHFGIKPLYRVALPDELLFCSEIGPLIERLNEIKYVPDRLAHVLRWGSDEGSSETIVYGIERVEAGVCSTVDLDTLDETARHVFFDLESIEEQDWSFADATQALRDAFIGSVDRHMRSDAAIGFSLSGGIDSSAVACCAHLLGRQKIQTFTYVPDDAALSELRWAQMIIDQVGADATFIQPSPSTVDAHLPFVIKHQGEPFGSLSIFAQNEVYRAVAAKGVKVILNGQGADELLAGYAQYFTPLLAGYMRRGKVLHAAALTSAMRRQFSMDWATVGKWLGRGALPSWIREPAAARYLAKNATWARFPDAGSNERFSAVDVYRGIAPRDGLKTTMKASIRHSLAALLRYDDRNSMSHSVESRVPFLTPHLARLCLSFPDRFLISDQAVTKYVFREAMRGIVPDAILDRRDKVAFAPDNRNWATAVRKLVGSIGDEGPAPGVVVPGKLEAALAAAENTGDTKNFDLMWPTANFVLFNRYNRPSQ, from the coding sequence ATGTGCGGCATTATCGCTCGCTTCGGCACGCCCCGGGCACGGCCGTTCGACATGCGCGAGACACTTGCACGGCTTCGCCACCGCGGTCCTGACGCGCAAGGTGCCATTGGGTGGTCACCGGGCAGTGCCCTTGTCGACCTGACAGTTTCGGCCTTTGCCGATAGCCAGCATCAGCTTGGGCATCTGCGTCTATCGATCATCGATTTGTCGCACGCGGCGGACCAGCCATTTCGTTCGGACGATGGTCGATATCTGCTGAGTTATAACGGCGAGATTTACAATTTCGTCGAACTTCGTGCCGAGCTCGTAGCTCTTGGCCACGTGTTTCGGACTACCGGCGATACGGAGGTACTGCTTACCGCCTGGCGGCAGTGGGGTGTCGATGTGTTGCAGCGGCTCGAGGGAATGTTTGCCTTCGTATTGGTTGATCGCGAATTCAACCGCATCCATTATTGCCGCGACCATTTCGGGATCAAGCCCTTGTACCGGGTGGCCCTCCCTGACGAGCTGCTGTTCTGCTCCGAGATCGGGCCGCTGATCGAACGGTTGAACGAGATCAAATACGTACCGGATCGCTTGGCTCATGTGCTGCGGTGGGGAAGCGACGAGGGCAGCAGCGAAACGATTGTCTATGGCATTGAGCGGGTGGAAGCGGGCGTGTGTTCCACGGTCGATCTCGATACGCTGGATGAAACCGCGCGCCATGTCTTCTTCGACCTCGAAAGCATCGAGGAGCAAGACTGGAGCTTCGCGGATGCGACACAGGCGCTGCGCGATGCCTTTATCGGTTCGGTCGACAGGCACATGCGTTCGGACGCCGCGATCGGCTTTTCGCTGTCCGGTGGCATCGATTCGAGCGCGGTAGCGTGCTGCGCTCACCTGCTTGGCAGGCAGAAGATACAGACCTTTACCTATGTACCCGACGATGCAGCTCTTTCCGAGTTGCGCTGGGCGCAAATGATCATCGATCAAGTCGGTGCCGATGCCACCTTCATCCAGCCATCGCCCTCAACGGTCGATGCCCATCTGCCTTTCGTCATCAAACACCAGGGCGAGCCGTTCGGCAGCCTCAGCATTTTCGCACAGAACGAGGTCTATCGGGCCGTGGCCGCGAAAGGGGTAAAGGTTATACTGAATGGCCAGGGAGCAGACGAGTTACTCGCTGGTTATGCGCAATATTTCACCCCGCTTTTGGCCGGATATATGCGGAGGGGAAAAGTTTTGCACGCCGCCGCGCTCACGTCTGCGATGCGGCGGCAATTCAGCATGGACTGGGCGACGGTCGGTAAATGGCTGGGTCGCGGTGCGCTGCCTTCGTGGATCCGTGAACCTGCGGCGGCCCGGTATCTGGCTAAAAACGCGACATGGGCGCGTTTTCCCGATGCCGGTTCGAATGAACGCTTCAGCGCGGTCGACGTGTATCGCGGGATTGCACCGCGCGACGGTCTCAAGACGACAATGAAGGCATCGATCCGCCATTCACTGGCGGCGCTCCTGCGCTATGACGACCGCAACTCCATGTCGCACTCGGTCGAGAGCAGAGTTCCTTTCCTGACGCCGCACCTTGCCCGGCTTTGCCTGTCGTTTCCGGACCGGTTTCTTATTAGCGATCAAGCCGTGACCAAATATGTGTTCCGCGAGGCAATGCGCGGCATCGTGCCCGATGCAATTCTGGACCGCCGTGACAAGGTGGCTTTCGCGCCCGACAACCGGAATTGGGCGACTGCGGTTCGCAAACTTGTCGGTAGCATCGGGGACGAGGGGCCAGCTCCCGGCGTCGTCGTGCCCGGCAAGCTCGAAGCTGCGCTGGCGGCGGCAGAAAATACCGGCGATACGAAAAACTTCGACCTGATGTGGCCGACTGCAAATTTCGTCCTGTTCAATCGCTACAACCGCCCGAGCCAATGA